From Nitratidesulfovibrio vulgaris str. Hildenborough, a single genomic window includes:
- a CDS encoding peroxiredoxin: MGVLVGKKAPFFEGGKTFSAVLGNGEVVDDFDFAKVTEGKYAVVFFYPLDFTFVCPSELIAFDHRLEAFRQRNVEVIGVSIDSQFTHAAWRNTPVDKGGIGPVGYPLVADIQHELARAYDVESEGGVAFRGSFLIDRAGVVQHQVVNNLPLGRDIDEMLRVVDALQFTEKHGEVCPAGWNKGKKGMKPTADGVASYLAESAANL, translated from the coding sequence ATGGGAGTACTCGTAGGTAAGAAGGCCCCGTTCTTCGAAGGTGGCAAGACCTTTTCAGCTGTCCTCGGCAATGGCGAGGTTGTGGATGACTTCGATTTCGCCAAGGTGACCGAGGGCAAGTATGCCGTGGTGTTCTTCTATCCGCTGGACTTCACCTTTGTGTGCCCGTCGGAGTTGATCGCCTTCGACCACAGGCTTGAAGCGTTCCGCCAGCGCAATGTCGAGGTCATCGGTGTTTCCATAGACAGCCAGTTCACACATGCCGCATGGCGAAACACGCCTGTCGACAAGGGCGGTATCGGCCCTGTGGGGTACCCGCTTGTGGCAGACATCCAGCATGAACTGGCGCGTGCCTATGATGTGGAGAGTGAGGGGGGCGTGGCCTTCCGTGGGTCGTTCCTCATCGACAGGGCTGGCGTGGTGCAGCATCAGGTGGTGAACAACCTGCCTCTGGGGCGTGACATCGACGAGATGCTGCGCGTTGTGGACGCCCTTCAGTTCACCGAAAAGCACGGAGAAGTGTGCCCGGCAGGCTGGAACAAGGGCAAGAAGGGGATGAAGCCCACCGCTGACGGTGTGGCGTCGTACCTTGCGGAGTCGGCTGCCAACCTGTAG
- a CDS encoding AMP-binding protein, producing the protein MDKLTFASYDEFLRVFSLDAPETFNFAFDVLDAMANETPDRLAIAHVDDAGVRRDYTFAWLADASARLANALKARGVRKGHRVMLVLHRRIEFWVSMLALHRLGAVAIPAPAQLTPKDIVFRVERAQVRAVIVDDGITDRIEAARPDCPTLSVLVQCGGTPLPDGWCDYEALCADASPSFPRPTAPDELACGEDPLLIFFSSGTTGMPKMVEHVHTYPLGHLVTGMYWHDLRPGDLHLTVADTGWGKAVWGKFYGQWMAGAAVFVYDFRGKFDPEALLDVVAKNGVTTFCAPPTVYRFLVRADLSRYDLSKLRHCTTAGELLNESVFHGWKAATGLSIYEGYGQTETTLQIATLSCMEAKPGSIGRPMPGWGITLLDHEGKECPTGEEGEICIRISDGLPVGLFRGYVEDAEKTASVMFDGYYHTGDKAWMDEDGYLWFLGRVDDLIKSSGYRIGPFEVESALVAHPAVVEAAVTGVPDPLRGQAVKATIVLAAGYEAGEVLTKELQDHVKKVTAPYKYPRIVEYVAELPKTISGKIKRAEIRQRDSEKSA; encoded by the coding sequence ATGGATAAGCTCACCTTTGCCAGCTACGACGAGTTCTTGCGTGTCTTCTCGCTGGATGCGCCAGAGACCTTCAATTTCGCCTTCGACGTTCTCGATGCCATGGCCAACGAGACTCCCGACAGGCTCGCCATTGCCCACGTCGATGACGCCGGGGTGCGGCGCGACTACACCTTCGCATGGCTTGCCGACGCTTCTGCGCGGCTTGCCAACGCGCTCAAGGCCAGAGGTGTGCGCAAGGGCCATCGGGTCATGCTGGTCTTGCACCGGCGTATCGAATTCTGGGTCTCCATGCTGGCATTGCATCGTCTCGGCGCGGTAGCCATTCCCGCCCCAGCGCAACTGACCCCCAAGGATATCGTGTTCCGCGTCGAACGCGCGCAGGTTCGTGCCGTCATCGTCGACGACGGCATCACCGACCGTATCGAGGCCGCGCGTCCCGACTGTCCGACCCTTTCAGTGCTCGTGCAGTGCGGCGGGACACCGTTGCCCGATGGCTGGTGCGACTACGAGGCCCTCTGTGCGGATGCCTCGCCCTCTTTCCCGCGCCCGACAGCACCCGACGAACTTGCCTGCGGCGAAGACCCGCTGCTCATATTCTTCTCGTCCGGCACCACGGGCATGCCGAAGATGGTGGAACATGTGCACACCTACCCCCTCGGGCACCTCGTGACGGGCATGTACTGGCACGACCTGCGCCCCGGCGACCTGCACCTCACCGTGGCCGACACGGGTTGGGGCAAGGCCGTGTGGGGCAAGTTCTACGGGCAGTGGATGGCGGGGGCAGCCGTCTTCGTCTACGACTTCCGCGGCAAGTTCGACCCCGAAGCGTTGCTCGATGTCGTCGCGAAGAACGGCGTCACCACCTTCTGCGCCCCGCCCACCGTGTACCGCTTTCTCGTGCGGGCCGACCTTTCGCGTTACGACCTCTCGAAGCTGCGCCACTGCACAACGGCAGGTGAACTGCTCAACGAGAGCGTGTTCCACGGGTGGAAGGCCGCAACGGGCCTTTCCATCTACGAGGGATACGGCCAGACCGAGACCACGTTGCAGATTGCCACGCTCTCGTGCATGGAGGCCAAGCCCGGTTCCATCGGGCGCCCCATGCCGGGGTGGGGCATCACGCTTCTCGACCACGAGGGCAAGGAATGTCCGACGGGCGAAGAGGGCGAAATCTGCATCCGCATCAGCGACGGACTGCCTGTGGGGCTTTTCCGGGGCTATGTGGAGGACGCCGAGAAGACCGCATCGGTCATGTTCGACGGGTACTACCACACCGGCGACAAGGCGTGGATGGACGAGGACGGCTACCTCTGGTTCCTCGGGCGTGTGGACGACCTCATCAAGAGTTCGGGCTATCGCATCGGGCCCTTCGAGGTCGAGAGCGCCCTCGTGGCCCATCCTGCCGTCGTCGAGGCCGCCGTCACCGGCGTGCCCGACCCGTTGCGCGGGCAGGCTGTGAAGGCCACCATCGTGCTTGCCGCAGGCTACGAGGCGGGCGAGGTGCTCACGAAGGAGTTGCAGGACCACGTCAAGAAGGTCACCGCTCCCTACAAGTACCCCCGCATCGTCGAGTACGTGGCAGAGTTGCCCAAGACCATCAGCGGCAAGATCAAACGCGCCGAAATACGCCAGCGCGATAGCGAAAAGAGCGCATAG
- a CDS encoding Tex family protein, translating to MTETIPHDSVAHRLAADLGITTAQASAALKLFDEGGTIPFVARYRKEATGGLDEVALTALRDGCERLRTLDKRRDAIIASMTEREQLTPDLAKALHAATTLTALEDIYLPFRPKRVTRAAKARERGLAPLAERLLEQRGAQAGQLAAPFVDEAKGVPDTAAALAGARDIIAETVSEDRATRATLRDIFVRRATLRSKVARGKEEQAATYRDHFDRSEHAAAAPAHRLLAMFRGEREELLDVRVRPDDDIAVGALHRRWLKGRASSAGTDAAEVATALTDAWNRLLAPSLENEFRTALRERAEAEAIAVFAANLRELLLAPPMGPRRTLALDPGWRTGAKLVCLDAQGALLHHEVIHPLTGGDRATRAAATLRELCTRHGIEAVAVGNGTAGRETEAFVKSAGLPPHVTVALVDERGASVYSASEVARAEFPDHDVTVRGAISIGRRLMDPLAELVKVDPRSLGVGQYQHDVDQNALRRALEEVVASCVNAVGVDVNTASPELLAYVSGIGPALAKGIVALRAVNGPFRTRRDLLKVPRLGPKAFEQAAGFLRVHGGPEPLDASAVHPESYAVVRRMAEDTGCSVPDLMRDATRREALRLERYVDDRVGLPTLRDIMSELARPGRDPRPAFEVFAFAEGVNKVDDVQPGMELPGIVTNVTKFGAFVDIGVHRDGLVHVSQLADRFVRDPAEVVAPGRKVRVRVLDVDRQRERINLTLKGVPQQD from the coding sequence GTGACTGAAACGATTCCACACGACTCTGTCGCACATCGCCTCGCCGCCGACTTGGGCATCACGACCGCACAGGCAAGTGCGGCACTCAAGCTTTTCGACGAGGGGGGCACCATCCCCTTCGTGGCCCGCTATCGCAAGGAGGCCACTGGCGGCCTCGACGAGGTGGCCCTCACCGCCTTGCGTGACGGCTGCGAACGGCTTCGTACGCTGGACAAGCGACGTGACGCCATCATCGCCTCCATGACGGAGCGCGAACAGCTTACCCCCGACCTCGCCAAGGCCCTCCATGCGGCGACCACTCTCACCGCGCTGGAAGACATCTACCTGCCCTTCCGCCCCAAACGGGTGACAAGGGCCGCCAAGGCGCGTGAACGTGGCCTCGCCCCCCTTGCTGAACGGCTGCTCGAACAACGCGGCGCACAGGCGGGGCAGCTTGCCGCCCCGTTCGTCGACGAGGCCAAGGGGGTTCCCGACACGGCAGCCGCCCTTGCAGGGGCACGTGACATCATCGCCGAGACAGTGAGCGAAGACAGGGCCACACGCGCCACCCTGCGCGACATCTTCGTCCGCCGTGCGACGCTGCGTTCGAAGGTCGCACGTGGCAAGGAGGAACAGGCCGCAACCTATCGCGACCACTTCGACCGCAGCGAACATGCAGCCGCCGCCCCGGCGCACAGACTGCTCGCCATGTTCCGTGGCGAACGCGAAGAGCTTCTCGACGTGCGGGTGCGGCCCGATGACGACATTGCCGTGGGGGCCCTTCACCGTCGCTGGCTGAAAGGGCGTGCATCTTCAGCCGGGACGGATGCGGCTGAAGTGGCCACGGCCCTGACCGACGCATGGAATCGTCTTCTGGCCCCGTCACTCGAGAACGAGTTCAGAACCGCCCTGCGCGAACGGGCCGAAGCGGAGGCCATAGCCGTCTTCGCCGCCAACCTTCGGGAATTGCTACTGGCCCCGCCGATGGGGCCACGACGCACACTCGCACTCGACCCCGGCTGGCGCACCGGGGCCAAGCTTGTATGCCTTGACGCGCAAGGGGCCCTGCTGCACCACGAGGTCATCCACCCCCTCACCGGTGGAGACCGGGCGACCCGCGCCGCCGCCACCCTGCGTGAACTTTGCACACGGCACGGCATCGAAGCGGTGGCCGTCGGCAACGGTACAGCGGGGCGCGAGACCGAAGCCTTCGTCAAGTCGGCCGGGCTTCCACCTCATGTGACGGTGGCCCTCGTGGATGAGCGCGGGGCCTCGGTCTACTCCGCCTCCGAGGTCGCCCGCGCAGAATTCCCCGACCACGACGTCACCGTGCGCGGCGCCATATCCATCGGGCGCAGGCTCATGGACCCGCTGGCCGAACTCGTCAAGGTCGACCCCCGCTCTCTGGGCGTGGGCCAGTACCAGCATGATGTCGACCAGAACGCCCTGCGTCGCGCCCTCGAAGAGGTCGTGGCGTCGTGCGTCAACGCCGTGGGAGTGGATGTCAACACCGCCAGCCCCGAATTGCTCGCCTACGTCTCGGGCATCGGCCCCGCGCTGGCGAAAGGCATCGTGGCATTGCGTGCCGTCAACGGTCCGTTCCGTACACGGCGCGACCTTCTCAAGGTGCCGCGCCTCGGCCCCAAGGCCTTCGAACAGGCTGCCGGCTTCCTGCGTGTGCATGGCGGCCCCGAACCTCTCGATGCAAGTGCCGTCCACCCTGAAAGCTATGCCGTCGTGCGACGCATGGCAGAGGATACCGGGTGCAGCGTGCCCGACCTCATGCGCGATGCCACCCGGCGCGAGGCCCTGCGGCTGGAACGCTATGTGGACGACCGGGTAGGTCTGCCCACGTTGCGCGACATCATGTCGGAACTTGCGCGACCGGGCCGTGACCCGCGTCCGGCTTTCGAGGTCTTCGCCTTTGCCGAAGGTGTGAACAAGGTCGATGATGTCCAGCCCGGCATGGAGCTTCCCGGCATCGTCACCAACGTCACCAAGTTCGGTGCCTTCGTTGACATCGGCGTCCACCGTGACGGTCTCGTGCATGTGAGCCAGCTGGCCGACCGTTTCGTACGCGACCCTGCCGAGGTCGTGGCGCCGGGACGCAAGGTGCGGGTACGGGTGCTCGATGTGGACAGGCAGCGTGAACGCATCAACCTCACGCTCAAAGGGGTTCCGCAGCAGGATTGA